Proteins encoded within one genomic window of Gadus chalcogrammus isolate NIFS_2021 chromosome 6, NIFS_Gcha_1.0, whole genome shotgun sequence:
- the LOC130383978 gene encoding mitochondrial translation release factor in rescue-like codes for MGSVLLLISSVYSASRWIPWGRSLTRAPLLRVAPVAGPAWVLAAGKKDLIDLPVLNEEDLEEQFVRGSGPGGQATNKTSNCVVLKHIPTGIVVKCHQTRSVETNRKRAREILRGKVDIACKGEDSEIIKRKMESMQRKQEKRKNANDNLEKKKMFKEALAAEMKTIK; via the exons ATGGGCTCGGTGCTGCTGCTGATAAGTTCCGTGTACTCAGCGTCCAGGTGGATTCCGTGGGGGAGATCTCTCACCAGAGCTCCCCTTCTGAGGGTCGCTCCTGTTGCAGGACCTGCGTGGGTTTTAGCAGCTGGGAAGAAGGACCTCATAGATCTTCCTGTCCTGAACGAGGAAGACCTCGAAGAACAATTCGTTCGAGGGTCGGGCCCGGGCGGGCAGGCTACGAATAAAACCAGCAACTGTGTGGTGCTCAAGCACATTCCCACTGGGATTGTAGTGAAG TGTCATCAAACGAGATCGGTGGAAACAAACCGAAAACGTGCTCGAGAGATCCTGAGAGGAAAAGTGGATATTGCATGTAAAGGAGAAGACAGTGAAATCATCAAGAGGAAGATGGAGTCCATGCAGAGGAAACAAGAGAAGAGGAAAAACGCCAATGACAATCtagagaaaaagaaaatgttcaaagaaGCCCTTGCAGCGGAGATGAAAACCATAAAGTGA